A stretch of Equus caballus isolate H_3958 breed thoroughbred chromosome 11, TB-T2T, whole genome shotgun sequence DNA encodes these proteins:
- the OR1E1 gene encoding olfactory receptor family 1 subfamily E member 1, which translates to MTGRNQTVVSDFLLLGLQIEPEQQNLFYALFLVMYVTTILGNLLIIFLIRLDSHLHTPMYLFLSNLSFSDICFSSVTIPKLLQNMQSQEPSIPYAGCLTQMYFFLFFADLESFLLVAMAYDRYVAICFPLHYSTIMSPKLCLSLVVLSWVLTTFHAMLHTLLMARLCFCGDNMIPHFFCDMSALLKLSCSDTRVNELVIFIMGGFILVIPFLLIILSYAQIVSSILKVPSARGISKAFSTCGSHISVVSLFYGTVIGLYLCPSGSNSTVKEIAMAMMYTVVTPMLNPFIYSLRNRDMKRALGRVFCRKKILFSL; encoded by the coding sequence ATGACAGGAAGAAATCAAACCGTCGTCTCAGACTTCCTCCTCCTGGGTCTGCAGATTGAGCCAGAGCAGCAAAACCTGTTCTATGCTCTGTTCCTGGTCATGTATGTTACCACCATCCTGGGGAACCTCCTCATAATTTTCCTCATTCGACTGGATTCCCACCttcacacacccatgtatttGTTTCTCAGCAATTTGTCCTTCTCTGATATCTGCTTCTCTTCTGTGACCATTCCCAAGTTGTTGCAGAACATGCAGAGCCAAGAACCATCCATTCCCTATGCTGGCTGCCTGACCCAAATGtacttcttcctgttttttgcAGACCTGGAGAGCTTCCTCCTTGtggccatggcctatgaccgctatgtggccatctgcttCCCCCTGCACTACAGCACCATCATGAGCCCCAAGCTCTGTCTCTCCCTGGTGGTGCTGTCCTGGGTGCTGACCACATTCCATGCCATGTTACACACCCTGCTCATGGCCAGATTATGTTTTTGTGGGGACAACATGAtcccccactttttctgtgataTGTCTGCTCTGCTGAAGCTGTCCTGCTCTGACACCCGAGTCAATGAGTTGGTGATATTTATCATGGGAGGATTCATTCTCGTCATCCCATTTCTACTCATCATCTTGTCCTATGCACAAATTGTCTCCTCCATCCTCAAGGTCCCTTCTGCGAGGGGCATCAGCAAGGCTTTCTCTACCTGTGGTTCCCACATCTCTGTGGTGTCATTGTTCTATGGGACAGTTATTGGTCTCTATTTATGTCCGTCAGGTAGTAATTCTACTGTTAAGGAGATTGCCATGGCTATGATGTACACTGTGGTGACCCCCATGttgaaccccttcatctacagcctgaggaacagaGACATGAAGAGAGCCCTGGGAAGAGTCTTTTGcagaaagaaaattctcttctctctatGA